In Hemicordylus capensis ecotype Gifberg chromosome 3, rHemCap1.1.pri, whole genome shotgun sequence, one DNA window encodes the following:
- the TPBGL gene encoding trophoblast glycoprotein-like, translated as MAQRPPAGHGRAPPLLARALQLAAGMLLLPLLQAARSCPSSSCFCFTTPDTVQCRFVRLQEPPAELPSAAHNLTIVGGNLTVLRAAAFAGGWARGEPARPLGNLTLLVLTHDCIEELEDSAFAGLPALRALDLSRNPLRAIAPGAFAGCARLRTLRLNQVRPAPGSPPLEELLGGALANLSLERLELAGNRLRELPPAWTLPAGLERLDVRNNSLRALRAAQLDGLEALGQLRLELASNPLRCDCASLRPLMVWLRNATWRVPDLKSLHCASPREVSGAAVLRLRPSQLDCLDAAGWGLLQAGGQEELETASYVFFGIVLALIGVVFLMVLYLNRKGIKRWLNNLREACRDQMEGYHYRYEQDSDPRRVSPGDL; from the coding sequence ATGGCCCAGCGCCCCCCGGCTGGCCACGGACGGGCCCCGCCGCTCCTCGCGCGGGCTCTGCAGCTGGCCGccgggatgctgctgctgccgctgctccagGCGGCCCGGAGCTGCCCTTCCTCCTCGTGCTTCTGCTTCACCACGCCGGATACCGTCCAGTGCCGCTTCGTCCGCCTCCAGGAGCCGCCCGCCGAGCTGCCCAGCGCCGCGCACAACCTCACCATCGTCGGCGGCAACTTGACGGTTTTGCGCGCGGCAGCCTTCGCCGGGGGCTGGGCGCGTGGCGAGCCCGCCCGGCCTCTGGGCAACCTGACGCTGCTGGTGCTGACGCACGACTGCATCGAGGAGCTGGAGGACTCGGCCTTCGCCGGCTTGCCCGCCTTACGCGCGCTGGACCTGAGCCGCAACCCGCTGCGCGCCATCGCGCCGGGCGCCTTCGCCGGCTGCGCCCGCCTGCGCACGCTGAGGCTCAACCAGGTGCGGCCGGCTCCCGGCTCGCCGCCGCTGGAGGAGCTGCTGGGCGGCGCGCTGGCCAACCTCAGCCTCGAGCGCCTGGAGCTGGCCGGCAACCGGCTGCGCGAGCTGCCGCCCGCCTGGACGCTGCCCGCGGGCCTCGAGCGCTTGGACGTGCGCAACAACTCGCTGCGGGCGCTGCGCGCCGCGCAGCTCGACGGCCTGGAGGCGCTGGGGCAGCTGCGGCTCGAGCTGGCCTCCAACCCGCTGCGCTGCGACTGCGCCTCGCTGCGCCCCCTGATGGTGTGGCTGCGCAACGCGACGTGGCGAGTGCCGGATCTCAAGAGCCTCCACTGCGCCTCCCCGCGGGAGGTGAGCGGCGCCGCCGTGCTGCGTCTCAGGCCCTCGCAGCTGGACTGCCTCGACGCGGCGGGCTGGGGGCTGCTGCAGGCCGGCGGGCAGGAGGAGCTGGAGACGGCCTCCTACGTCTTCTTCGGGATCGTCCTGGCCCTCATCGGCGTGGTCTTCCTCATGGTGCTCTACCTCAACCGCAAGGGCATCAAGCGGTGGCTCAACAACCTCCGGGAGGCCTGCCGAGACCAGATGGAGGGCTACCATTACCGCTACGAACAGGACAGCGACCCTCGGCGGGTCAGCCCCGGGGACCTCTGA